A single genomic interval of Eleutherodactylus coqui strain aEleCoq1 chromosome 3, aEleCoq1.hap1, whole genome shotgun sequence harbors:
- the LOC136620234 gene encoding uncharacterized PE-PGRS family protein PE_PGRS54-like, with protein MVVVVLWMKVVVVVLWSDEGGGSAVEAGDEDGGSSAVEGGDEDGGSSVVEGGDEGGSAVEGGDEDGGSAVEGGGDGGSAVEGGDEDGGSAVEGGDEDGGSAVEGGGDGGSAVEVGDEGGGSAVEGGDEGGGSAVEGGDEGGGSAVEGGDEGGGSAVEGGDEGGGSSVVEGGDEGGSAVEGGDEDGGSAVEGGGDGGSAVEGGDEDGGSAVEGGDEDGGSAVEGGGDGGSAVEVGDEGGGSAVEGGDEGGGSAVEGGDEGGGSAVEGGDEGGGSAVEGGDEGGGSAVEGGDEGGSSAVEGGDEGGGSAVEGGDEGGGSAVEGGDEGGSSAVEGGDEGGGSAVEGDDEGGGSAVEGGDEGGGSAVEGGDEGGGSAVGGGDEGGGSAVGGGDEDGGSSVVEGGDKGGVSAVGGGDKDGGSAVEGGDEDGVSAVGGGDKDGGSAVEGGDEDGVSAVEGGDEDGGSSVVEGGDKGGVSAVGGGDKDGGSAVEGGDEDGISAVGGGDKDGGSAVEGGDEDGVSAVEGGDEGGVSAVEGGGGSDVGPQCIECF; from the exons ATGGTGGTAgtagtgctgtggatgaaggtggtggtagtagtgctgTGGAG TGATGAAGGTGGTGGTAGTGCTGTGGAGGCAGGTGATGAAGATGGTGGTAGTAGTGctgtggagggaggtgatgaagatggtggtagtagtgttgtggagggaggtgatgaaGGTGGTAGTGCAGtggagggaggtgatgaggaTGGTGGTAGTGCTGTGGAaggaggtggtgatggtggtAGTGCTGTGGAAGGAGGTGATGAGGATGGTGGTAGTGCTGTGGAAGGAGGTGATGAGGATGGTGGTAGTGCTGTGGAaggaggtggtgatggtggtAGTGCTGTGGAGGTAGGTGATGAAGGTGGTGGTAGTGctgtggagggaggtgatgaaGGTGGTGGTAGTGctgtggagggaggtgatgaaGGTGGTGGTAGTGctgtggagggaggtgatgaaGGTGGTGGTAGTGctgtggagggaggtgatgaaggtggtggtagtagtgttgtggagggaggtgatgaaGGTGGTAGTGCAGtggagggaggtgatgaggaTGGTGGTAGTGCTGTGGAaggaggtggtgatggtggtAGTGCTGTGGAAGGAGGTGATGAGGATGGTGGTAGTGCTGTGGAAGGAGGTGATGAGGATGGTGGTAGTGCTGTGGAaggaggtggtgatggtggtAGTGCTGTGGAGGTAGGTGATGAAGGTGGTGGTAGTGctgtggagggaggtgatgaaGGTGGTGGTAGTGctgtggagggaggtgatgaaGGTGGTGGTAGTGctgtggagggaggtgatgaaGGTGGTGGTAGTGctgtggagggaggtgatgaaGGTGGTGGTAGTGctgtggagggaggtgatgaaGGTGGTAGTAGTGctgtggagggaggtgatgaaGGTGGTGGTAGTGctgtggagggaggtgatgaaGGTGGTGGTAGTGctgtggagggaggtgatgaaGGTGGTAGTAGTGctgtggagggaggtgatgaaGGTGGTGGTAGTGCTGTGGAGGGAGATGATGAAGGTGGTGGTAGTGctgtggagggaggtgatgaaGGTGGTGGTAGTGctgtggagggaggtgatgaaGGTGGTGGTAGTGCTGTGGGGGGAGGTGATGAAGGTGGTGGTAGTGCTGTGGGGGGAGGTGATGAAGATGGTGGTAGTAGTGTTGTGGAGGGAGGTGATAAAGGTGGTGTTAGTGCTGTGGGGGGAGGTGATAAGGATGGTGGTAGTGctgtggagggaggtgatgaaGATGGTGTTAGTGCTGTGGGGGGAGGTGATAAGGATGGTGGTAGTGctgtggagggaggtgatgaaGATGGTGTTAGTGctgtggagggaggtgatgaaGATGGTGGTAGTAGTGTTGTGGAGGGAGGTGATAAAGGTGGTGTTAGTGCTGTGGGGGGAGGTGATAAGGATGGTGGTAGTGctgtggagggaggtgatgaaGATGGTATTAGTGCTGTGGGGGGAGGCGATAAGGATGGTGGTAGTGctgtggagggaggtgatgaaGATGGTGTTAGTGctgtggagggaggtgatgaaGGTGGTGTTAGTGCTGTGGAGGGAGGTGGTGGTAGTGATGTTGGCCCCCAGTGTATAGAGTGCTTTTAG
- the TCTA gene encoding T-cell leukemia translocation-altered gene protein, producing the protein MDSGDSALFSPLVGFLLGVCSDFSRDWESNDLRAAIFKLLLAWLLLSLALIQLSWWMYGRTVNGLYYRQGMGGQNGGTPEYPSHYSIWESSSTESLKTHQE; encoded by the exons ATGGATTCCGGCGACTCCGCTCTCTTCTCCCCGTTGGTGGGCTTCCTGCTCGGGGTCTGCTCGGACTTTAGTCGGGACTGGGAGAGCAACGACCTGAGAGCCGCCATCTTCAAGCTGCTGCTTGCCTGGTTGCTCCTCAGCttagccctcatacagctgtcgTGGTGGATGTACGGGCGCACGGTGAACGGCCTGTACTACCGGCAGG GCATGGGGGGACAGAACGGGGGGACCCCGGAGTACCCATCTCATTACTCCATCTG GGAAAGCTCGAGCACAGAATCCCTAAAAACGCATCAGGAGTGA
- the AMT gene encoding aminomethyltransferase, mitochondrial isoform X1 yields the protein MLRGLRAITARVRGAGGQRGSHSGGQGEGARRTALYDLHREHGGKMVEFAGWSLPVQYKDSHIASHLHTRQHCSLFDVSHMMQTRIHGKDRITFIESLVVGDIAELKQNQGSLSLFTNDHGGIIDDLIVTNTSDNYLYVVSNAGCAEKDSAHMQDKLKEFRADGRDVALEVMDCALLALQGPSTANVLQAGLSDDLTKLTFMTSVTTSVFGISGCRVTRCGYTGEDGVEIAVPGARAVELAERLLQSDEVKLAGLAARDSLRLEAGLCLYGNDIDESTSPVEASLVWTLGKRRRTAMDFPGASVIVPQIKGKVTRKRVGITSAGPPVRQHTPILNLEGRVIGEVTSGCPSPCLRMNVAMGYVEPEYVKAGTALRLEVRKKMVDGATCKMPFVPSRYYNLK from the exons ATGCTGCGAGGGCTACGGGCGATCACAGCTCGGGTCCGGGGAGCCGGGGGTCAGAGGGGGAGCCACAGCGGGGGCCAG ggggagggagcCCGCCGCACCGCGCTCTACGACCTTCACCGTGAACATGGTGGAAAGATGGTGGAGTTTGCCGGCTGGAGCCTTCCAGTGCAGTACAAGGACAGCCACATCGCGTCTCACCTGCACACCCGCCAGCACTGCTCGCTGTTTGATGTCTCCCACATGATGCAG ACCCGGATACATGGAAAAGATCGCATCACGTTCATTGAGAGCCTCGTTGTCGGCGACATTGCAGAATTAAAGCAAAACCAG GGTTCTCTGTCCCTCTTCACTAATGACCACGGCGGGATCATTGATGACCTCATCGTTACAAACACTTCCGATAATTACCTCTATGTAGTGTCCAATGCCGGCTGTGCTGAGAAAGACTCCGCCCACATGCAG GACAAGCTGAAGGAGTTTAGAGCGGACGGACGTGATGTGGCGTTAGAGGTCATGGACTGCGCACTCCTGGCGCTACAAG GCCCTTCTACAGCAAATGTTCTCCAGGCTGGACTGAGTGACGACCTTACCAAGCTGACGTTCATGACCAGTGTCACTACCAGTGTGTTTGGAATCTCTGGCTGCAGAGTGACCCGGTGCGGGTACACAGGGGAGGATGGCGTGGAG ATCGCGGTGCCCGGTGCCAGAGCGGTGGAGCTGGCGGAGAGGCTGCTGCAGAGTGATGAAGTGAAGCTGGCGGGTCTAGCGGCCCGGGACAGCCTGCGCCTAGAGGCTGGCCTCTGTCTGTACGGCAATGACATTGATGAGAGTACGAGTCCGGTTGAGGCCAGCCTGGTGTGGACGTTGG GTAAACGCCGCAGAACCGCCATGGACTTTCCTGGAGCTTCAGTCATTGTGCCACAGATTAAAGGAAAAGTGACACGGAAACGCGTTGGGATAACATCTGCGGGGCCTCCTGTCCGCCAGCATACGCCAATCCTGAACCTGGAGGGACGCGTCATCG GTGAGGTGACAAGTGGCTGTCCCTCCCCCTGCTTACGGATGAACGTGGCGATGGGATACGTAGAGCCGGAGTATGTAAAAGCGGGCACCGCACTGCGACTGGAGGTCAGGAAGAAGATGGTGGACGGCGCAACCTGCAAAATGCCGTTCGTGCCATCACGATACTATAACCTAAAGTAA
- the NICN1 gene encoding nicolin-1, whose product MAQEAVPCNIRAPVPLQLGDEKSELSCSGVNVIDVTFPAPQTVNVQEISFKNYYTAFLTVRIQQRRKSESRKNKTTIWQTCVRNLRLMPNPHMEEGSQDYVSLCRQQMLCDADNVTTIRFILRQPSPVWLTFTLEELRINPPGRQSPQKQFSWWLSHLPPREKLQNLHKGLPNPERVSSEVQRMWVLTEVMRSSQSTATVGRFDVDGCYDINLLSYT is encoded by the exons ATGGCTCAGGAGGCTGTACCGTGCAACATCCGAGCGCCGGTTCCTCTCCAGCTGGGAGATGAGAAGTCAGAATTGAGTTGCTCGGGTGTAAATGTCATCGACGTTACCTTCCCCGCTCCTCAGACAGTCAAT GTGCAGGAGATTTCCTTCAAGAATTACTACACCGCATTTCTCACTGTCAGAATCCAGCAGCGTCGAAAGAGCGAGTCCAGAAAGAACAAGACGACAATATGGCAGACATGTGTACGGAACCTGCGTCTAATGCCGAACCCCCACATGGAGGAAGGTTCCCAGGACTATGTGTCTCTGTGTAGACAGCAG ATGTTGTGTGATGCAGATAACGTGACGACTATTCGATTCATCCTGAGGCAGCCATCACCCGTCTGGCTCACGTTTACCCTGGAAGAACTACGCATCAATCCACCTGGAAGGCAG AGTCCGCAGAAGCAGTTTTCCTGGTGGTTATCTCATCTGCCACCCAGAGAGAAGCTCCAAAATCTGCACAAG GGTCTTCCAAATCCGGAGCGTGTATCCAGTGAGGTGCAGCGGATGTGGGTGCTGACAGAGGTGATGCGCTCCAGTCAGAGCACCGCCACGGTCGGGAGGTTTGAT GTGGACGGATGCTACGATATAAATCTCCTCTCTTACACGTAA
- the AMT gene encoding aminomethyltransferase, mitochondrial isoform X2: MVEFAGWSLPVQYKDSHIASHLHTRQHCSLFDVSHMMQTRIHGKDRITFIESLVVGDIAELKQNQGSLSLFTNDHGGIIDDLIVTNTSDNYLYVVSNAGCAEKDSAHMQDKLKEFRADGRDVALEVMDCALLALQGPSTANVLQAGLSDDLTKLTFMTSVTTSVFGISGCRVTRCGYTGEDGVEIAVPGARAVELAERLLQSDEVKLAGLAARDSLRLEAGLCLYGNDIDESTSPVEASLVWTLGKRRRTAMDFPGASVIVPQIKGKVTRKRVGITSAGPPVRQHTPILNLEGRVIGEVTSGCPSPCLRMNVAMGYVEPEYVKAGTALRLEVRKKMVDGATCKMPFVPSRYYNLK; this comes from the exons ATGGTGGAGTTTGCCGGCTGGAGCCTTCCAGTGCAGTACAAGGACAGCCACATCGCGTCTCACCTGCACACCCGCCAGCACTGCTCGCTGTTTGATGTCTCCCACATGATGCAG ACCCGGATACATGGAAAAGATCGCATCACGTTCATTGAGAGCCTCGTTGTCGGCGACATTGCAGAATTAAAGCAAAACCAG GGTTCTCTGTCCCTCTTCACTAATGACCACGGCGGGATCATTGATGACCTCATCGTTACAAACACTTCCGATAATTACCTCTATGTAGTGTCCAATGCCGGCTGTGCTGAGAAAGACTCCGCCCACATGCAG GACAAGCTGAAGGAGTTTAGAGCGGACGGACGTGATGTGGCGTTAGAGGTCATGGACTGCGCACTCCTGGCGCTACAAG GCCCTTCTACAGCAAATGTTCTCCAGGCTGGACTGAGTGACGACCTTACCAAGCTGACGTTCATGACCAGTGTCACTACCAGTGTGTTTGGAATCTCTGGCTGCAGAGTGACCCGGTGCGGGTACACAGGGGAGGATGGCGTGGAG ATCGCGGTGCCCGGTGCCAGAGCGGTGGAGCTGGCGGAGAGGCTGCTGCAGAGTGATGAAGTGAAGCTGGCGGGTCTAGCGGCCCGGGACAGCCTGCGCCTAGAGGCTGGCCTCTGTCTGTACGGCAATGACATTGATGAGAGTACGAGTCCGGTTGAGGCCAGCCTGGTGTGGACGTTGG GTAAACGCCGCAGAACCGCCATGGACTTTCCTGGAGCTTCAGTCATTGTGCCACAGATTAAAGGAAAAGTGACACGGAAACGCGTTGGGATAACATCTGCGGGGCCTCCTGTCCGCCAGCATACGCCAATCCTGAACCTGGAGGGACGCGTCATCG GTGAGGTGACAAGTGGCTGTCCCTCCCCCTGCTTACGGATGAACGTGGCGATGGGATACGTAGAGCCGGAGTATGTAAAAGCGGGCACCGCACTGCGACTGGAGGTCAGGAAGAAGATGGTGGACGGCGCAACCTGCAAAATGCCGTTCGTGCCATCACGATACTATAACCTAAAGTAA